A genomic window from Amia ocellicauda isolate fAmiCal2 chromosome 15, fAmiCal2.hap1, whole genome shotgun sequence includes:
- the LOC136771934 gene encoding uncharacterized protein LOC136771934, translating into MCSLSPHLKAQGNPFQTRQIAQRERAKRRRKCHESYLTRRSRPSTQLLPGSLHLLLISLSHTGGRRGVAMWPCPAQRVAALLGLWCGVLTVAAVALAVVVFTGQHDDQAGAQGRNPGIADAIVGQHSEPSGGDPSSSPSPPPWLPSIKAPKHRKGEHSSPCPLQAQTQQKIYVPLIHLHLDRNLALSIVHNLGSLTLTNSSAVQIGETGFYHLYGQITFSVKANCSQCSVEVWKVARSKTQKSRSLSKAVTEIQAGLGAGRSLPFTTVELLQKGDRLELRIQPKEQHHLKLNDNLSFFGVLKVSDSS; encoded by the exons ATGTGCAGTCTCAGCCCACACCTCAAGGCGCAGGGAAATCCCTTCCAAACGAGACAGATAGCACagcgagagagagcaaaaagaagaagaaagtgtcatgaatcttatttaacgaggcGATCACGTCCCAGCACGCAGCTCCTGCCCGGgtctctccatctcctcctcatctctctctcacacacaggcgGCCGGAGAGGCGTGGCGATGTGGCCCTGTCCGGCCCAGAGGGTGGCCGCGCTGCTGGGGCTGTGGTGCGGCGTGCTGACCGTGGCTGCCGTGGCTCTGGCTGTGGTCGTCTTCACAGGGCAACACGACGACCAGGCGGGG GCGCAGGGGAGGAATCCTGGAATAGCAG ACGCTATCGTTGGCCAGCACAGTGAACCATCTG GTGGAGACCCCTCTTCCTCCCCATCCCCCCCTCCCTGGCTTCCGTCAATCAAGGCACCCAAACACAGAAAAG GGGAACATTCAAGCCCCTGCCCCCTGCAAGCACAGA cACAGCAAAAGATATATGTACCATTGATCCATCTGCATCTGG ACCGTAACCTCGCCTTGAGCATTGTCCACAATCTGGGCTCCCTGACCCTGACCAATTCATCCGCAGTGCAGATCGGAGAGACGGGCTTCTACCACCTGTATGGCCAGATCACCTTCTCAGTGAAGGCCAACTGCAGCCAGTGTTCAGTGGAGGTGTGGAAAGTGGCACGGAGCAAGACCCAGAAGAGTAGGTCTCTGAGCAAGGCCGTGACGGAGATCCAAGCGGGACTGGGAGCAGGGCGCAGCCTGCCTTTCACGACTGTGGAGCTGCTGCAAAAGGGAGACCGGTTGGAACTGCGCATCCAGCCCAAGGAGCAACATCACCTCAAGCTGAACGATAATCTGTCCTTCTTCGGGGTGTTAAAGGTGTCTGACTCCTCGTAG